A DNA window from Pseudomonas sp. GD03919 contains the following coding sequences:
- a CDS encoding low specificity L-threonine aldolase, with amino-acid sequence MSDNAQQFASDNYSGICPEAWAAMAEANQGHQRAYGDDEWTARAADHFRRLFETDCEVFFAFNGTAANSLALASLCQSYHSVICSETAHVETDECGAPEFFSNGSKLLLAKTENGKLTPQAIREIARKRQDIHYPKPRVVTLTQATEVGTVYSAEEVRAISQVCEELGLHLHMDGARFSNACAFLGCSPAELTWKAGVDVLCFGGTKNGMAVGEAIVFFNKDLAEDFDYRCKQAGQLASKMRYLSAPWVGILQNDVWLKYANHANRCAQLLASLVADVPGVSLMFPVQANGVFLQLSEPAIAALTARGWRFYTFIGAGGARFMCSWDTEEARVRQLAADIREVMSA; translated from the coding sequence ATGTCCGACAATGCCCAGCAATTCGCCAGCGACAACTACTCCGGCATCTGTCCCGAAGCCTGGGCCGCCATGGCCGAAGCCAACCAGGGCCACCAGCGCGCCTACGGCGATGACGAATGGACGGCGCGCGCTGCCGACCACTTCCGCCGCCTGTTCGAGACCGACTGTGAAGTGTTCTTCGCTTTCAACGGCACCGCCGCCAACTCCCTGGCTCTGGCCTCGCTGTGCCAGAGCTACCACAGCGTGATCTGCTCGGAAACCGCCCACGTCGAGACCGACGAATGCGGCGCGCCGGAGTTCTTCTCCAACGGCTCCAAACTGCTGCTGGCCAAGACCGAGAACGGCAAACTCACGCCGCAAGCGATCCGCGAAATTGCCCGCAAGCGTCAGGATATCCACTACCCGAAACCGCGCGTGGTCACCCTCACCCAGGCCACCGAAGTCGGCACCGTATACAGCGCGGAAGAAGTCCGTGCCATCAGCCAGGTCTGCGAGGAACTGGGCCTGCACCTGCACATGGACGGCGCACGCTTCTCCAACGCCTGCGCCTTCCTCGGCTGCAGCCCGGCGGAACTGACCTGGAAGGCCGGCGTCGACGTGCTGTGTTTCGGCGGCACCAAGAACGGCATGGCCGTCGGTGAGGCCATCGTCTTCTTCAACAAGGATCTGGCCGAGGACTTCGACTACCGCTGCAAGCAGGCCGGCCAACTGGCCTCGAAGATGCGCTACCTGTCCGCGCCCTGGGTCGGCATCCTGCAGAACGATGTCTGGCTGAAATACGCCAACCACGCCAACCGTTGTGCGCAGTTGCTCGCCAGCCTGGTGGCGGATGTACCCGGCGTCAGCCTGATGTTCCCGGTACAGGCCAACGGCGTGTTCCTGCAACTGTCGGAGCCGGCCATCGCCGCCCTCACTGCCCGTGGCTGGCGCTTCTACACCTTCATCGGCGCTGGCGGCGCGCGCTTCATGTGCAGCTGGGATACCGAAGAGGCCCGCGTACGCCAGCTCGCCGCCGATATCCGTGAAGTGATGAGCGCCTGA
- the thiI gene encoding tRNA uracil 4-sulfurtransferase ThiI: protein MKLIVKVFPEITIKSRPVRKQFIRQLGKNIRSVLRDLDPDVRVTGVWDNLEVETDLDDPKLLAEMTERLRNTPGIGLFLEVNEYPLGDLDDITEHCKRHYADQLPGKIFAVRCKRGGKHAFSSIDVERHVGSRLRQECGAAGIDLKKPEVEVRMEIRDQRLFVVHKRHEGLGGYPLGSLEQTLVLMSGGFDSTVAAYQMMRRGLVSHFCFFNLGGRAHELGVMEVAHYIWQKFGRSQRVLFISVPFEEVVGEILGKVDNSQMGVILKRMMLRAATRIAENLQIEALVTGEAISQVSSQTLTNLAVIDSATDMLVMRPLIASHKQDIIDTATQIGTAEFAKNMPEYCGVISVNPTTKARAYRIEHEEAQLDMAILDRALERATQLPIDRVIDELGKDVQVEEVGEALAGQIVIDIRHPDAVEDQPLAVPGIEVQALPFYALNNKFKELDENRQYLLYCDKGVMSRLHAHHLLSEGHANVRVYRPA, encoded by the coding sequence ATGAAGCTCATCGTCAAAGTTTTCCCGGAAATCACCATCAAGAGCCGCCCGGTGCGCAAGCAGTTCATCCGCCAGTTGGGGAAGAACATCCGCTCCGTGCTGCGTGATCTTGACCCCGACGTTCGGGTGACCGGTGTCTGGGACAATCTGGAGGTCGAGACCGATCTGGACGATCCCAAGCTGCTGGCCGAGATGACCGAACGCCTGCGTAACACGCCGGGCATTGGTCTGTTCCTCGAGGTGAATGAGTACCCGCTGGGCGATCTGGACGACATCACCGAACACTGCAAGCGCCACTACGCCGACCAGTTGCCGGGCAAGATCTTCGCTGTGCGCTGCAAGCGCGGTGGCAAGCACGCCTTCAGCTCCATCGATGTCGAGCGCCATGTCGGCTCGCGCCTGCGCCAGGAGTGCGGTGCAGCCGGTATCGATTTGAAGAAGCCGGAAGTGGAAGTGCGTATGGAAATTCGCGACCAGCGCCTCTTCGTGGTGCACAAGCGTCACGAAGGGCTCGGTGGCTACCCGCTGGGCTCGCTGGAGCAGACCCTGGTGCTGATGAGCGGTGGTTTCGATTCCACCGTGGCCGCCTACCAGATGATGCGTCGCGGCCTGGTCAGCCACTTCTGCTTCTTCAACCTCGGCGGTCGAGCCCATGAACTGGGCGTGATGGAAGTGGCGCATTACATCTGGCAGAAGTTCGGCCGTTCGCAGCGCGTGCTGTTCATCAGCGTGCCGTTCGAGGAAGTGGTCGGCGAGATTCTCGGCAAGGTCGACAACAGCCAGATGGGCGTCATCCTCAAACGCATGATGCTGCGCGCGGCCACCCGTATTGCCGAAAACCTGCAGATCGAAGCGCTGGTCACCGGCGAGGCGATCAGCCAGGTATCGAGCCAGACCCTGACCAACCTGGCGGTGATCGATTCGGCCACCGACATGCTGGTGATGCGTCCGCTGATTGCCAGCCACAAGCAGGACATCATCGACACCGCCACGCAGATCGGCACCGCCGAGTTCGCCAAGAACATGCCCGAATACTGCGGCGTGATCTCGGTCAACCCGACCACCAAGGCGCGCGCCTACCGCATCGAGCACGAGGAAGCGCAGTTAGACATGGCCATCCTCGACCGTGCCCTCGAGCGGGCTACTCAGTTGCCCATCGACCGCGTGATCGACGAGTTGGGCAAGGACGTGCAGGTCGAGGAAGTAGGGGAAGCGCTGGCTGGTCAGATCGTCATCGATATCCGTCACCCCGATGCTGTCGAAGACCAGCCCCTGGCCGTGCCGGGCATCGAAGTGCAGGCGCTGCCGTTTTATGCGCTGAACAACAAATTCAAGGAACTGGATGAGAACCGCCAGTACCTGCTGTATTGCGATAAGGGCGTGATGAGTCGCCTGCACGCCCATCACTTGCTGAGCGAGGGGCATGCCAATGTGCGCGTTTATCGCCCGGCATAA
- the typA gene encoding translational GTPase TypA, whose product MIENLRNIAIIAHVDHGKTTLVDKLLKLSGTLDRKEAENERVMDSNDQEKERGITILAKNTAIKWNDYRINIVDTPGHADFGGEVERVMSMVDSVLLVVDAQDGPMPQTRFVTQKAFKAGLRPIVVVNKIDRPGARPDWVIDQIFDLFDNLGATDEQLDFPIVYASALNGIAGLDHEKMDDNMDALFQAIVDHVPAPQVDTEGPFQMQISQLDYNSFLGVIGIGRIARGKVRSNTPVTAIGADGKKRNGRILKIMGHHGLQRVEVEEATAGDIVCVSGMDELFISDTLCDQNNVEALPPLTVDQPTVSMTFQVNDSPFAGKEGKFVTSRNIKDRLEKELLHNVALRVEQGDSPEKFKVSGRGELHLSVLIETMRREGFELAVGRPEVVIIENEAGEKQEPYENVTIDIEEQHQGSVMEQMGLRKGDLTNMIPDGKGRIRLEYTIPARGLIGFRNNFLTLTSGTGILTSTFSHYGPIKAGEVTNRLNGVLVSMATGTALTYSLETLQDRGKLFLSPGDEVYEGQLAGIHSRDNDLVINPTKAKKLDNMRASGKDETIQLTPALKFTLEQALEFIADDELVEVTPKSIRLRKKMLNENDRKRFERSKV is encoded by the coding sequence GTGATTGAAAATCTACGCAATATCGCCATCATCGCCCACGTCGACCACGGCAAGACCACCCTCGTCGACAAGCTGCTCAAGCTCTCCGGCACCCTCGACCGCAAGGAAGCCGAGAACGAGCGCGTGATGGACTCCAACGACCAGGAAAAGGAACGCGGCATCACCATCCTGGCCAAGAACACCGCCATCAAGTGGAATGACTACCGGATCAACATCGTCGATACCCCCGGCCACGCCGACTTCGGCGGCGAGGTCGAGCGCGTGATGAGCATGGTCGACTCCGTGCTGCTGGTGGTCGATGCCCAGGACGGCCCCATGCCGCAGACCCGCTTCGTGACCCAGAAGGCGTTCAAGGCCGGCCTGCGCCCGATCGTCGTGGTGAACAAGATCGACCGTCCGGGCGCGCGTCCTGACTGGGTCATCGACCAGATCTTCGACCTGTTCGACAACCTCGGTGCCACCGACGAGCAGCTGGACTTCCCGATCGTCTACGCCAGCGCCCTGAACGGCATTGCCGGTCTGGATCACGAGAAGATGGACGACAACATGGACGCCCTGTTCCAGGCCATCGTCGACCATGTGCCGGCCCCGCAGGTCGACACCGAAGGCCCGTTCCAGATGCAGATCTCCCAGCTGGACTACAACAGCTTCCTCGGCGTGATCGGCATCGGCCGCATCGCCCGCGGCAAGGTGCGCTCCAACACCCCGGTGACCGCCATCGGCGCCGACGGCAAGAAGCGCAACGGCCGCATCCTGAAGATCATGGGCCACCACGGCCTGCAGCGCGTCGAGGTGGAAGAAGCCACCGCCGGCGACATCGTCTGCGTTTCGGGCATGGACGAGCTGTTCATCTCCGACACCCTGTGCGATCAGAACAACGTCGAGGCCCTGCCGCCGCTGACCGTCGACCAGCCGACCGTGAGCATGACCTTCCAGGTCAACGATTCGCCGTTCGCCGGCAAGGAAGGCAAGTTCGTCACCAGCCGCAACATCAAGGACCGCCTGGAGAAGGAACTGCTGCACAACGTGGCGCTGCGCGTCGAACAGGGCGACAGCCCGGAGAAGTTCAAGGTCTCCGGCCGTGGCGAGCTGCACCTGTCGGTGCTGATCGAAACCATGCGCCGCGAAGGCTTCGAGCTGGCCGTCGGCCGCCCGGAAGTGGTGATCATCGAGAACGAGGCCGGCGAGAAGCAGGAGCCCTACGAGAACGTCACCATCGACATCGAGGAGCAGCACCAGGGTTCGGTGATGGAGCAGATGGGCCTGCGCAAGGGCGATCTGACCAACATGATCCCCGACGGCAAGGGCCGTATTCGCCTCGAATACACCATCCCGGCACGCGGCCTGATCGGCTTCCGCAACAACTTCCTGACCCTGACCTCGGGCACCGGCATCCTCACCTCGACCTTCAGCCACTACGGCCCGATCAAGGCCGGCGAAGTCACCAACCGCCTCAACGGCGTGCTGGTCTCCATGGCCACCGGCACCGCGCTGACCTACTCGCTGGAAACCCTGCAGGATCGCGGCAAGCTGTTCCTGTCCCCGGGCGACGAAGTCTACGAAGGCCAGCTGGCCGGCATCCACAGCCGCGACAACGACCTGGTCATCAACCCGACCAAGGCCAAGAAGCTCGACAACATGCGCGCTTCCGGCAAGGACGAGACCATCCAGCTGACCCCGGCGCTGAAATTCACCCTGGAACAGGCGCTGGAATTCATCGCTGACGACGAGCTGGTGGAAGTGACGCCGAAGTCGATCCGCCTGCGCAAGAAGATGCTCAACGAGAACGACCGCAAGCGCTTCGAGCGCTCCAAGGTCTGA
- a CDS encoding TrmH family RNA methyltransferase has product MKLDDVKKLQQKKYREQFGHFLVEGEHLVLELQKAAQHAPLLASSELYVTAAYEHWQSPFRTHLISDRQMAQIADTKTPQGVIAVVPMAAIGASPSAPAGKAIYLHEIQDPGNLGTILRSLAWFGGFRCLLSPGSVDPFNPKVVRASMGAIFHTPIEQDVSLDSLSTRFARIACLDMQGQSLRAPDFAQADCYLFGNEARGVPSQALSELNATPFTIAGSGAIESLNLASTVNICVYELSR; this is encoded by the coding sequence ATGAAACTCGACGACGTCAAGAAACTGCAGCAGAAAAAGTACCGGGAGCAATTCGGCCACTTCCTCGTCGAGGGCGAACACCTGGTGCTGGAACTGCAGAAAGCGGCGCAGCACGCGCCCCTGCTGGCGAGCAGCGAACTCTACGTCACGGCCGCCTACGAGCACTGGCAGAGCCCGTTCAGGACGCACCTGATCAGTGACCGACAGATGGCGCAGATCGCCGACACCAAGACCCCGCAGGGAGTCATCGCGGTAGTGCCGATGGCGGCGATTGGCGCCAGCCCGTCGGCGCCGGCCGGCAAGGCCATTTACCTGCACGAAATCCAGGACCCCGGCAACCTCGGCACCATCCTGCGCAGTCTGGCCTGGTTCGGCGGCTTCCGCTGCCTGCTCAGCCCCGGCAGCGTCGACCCCTTCAATCCCAAGGTGGTGCGCGCCAGCATGGGGGCAATCTTTCACACCCCCATCGAGCAGGATGTCAGCCTCGACAGCCTGAGCACACGTTTTGCACGCATCGCCTGCCTCGACATGCAGGGCCAAAGCCTGCGCGCGCCGGACTTCGCGCAGGCCGACTGCTACCTGTTCGGCAATGAAGCGCGCGGCGTCCCCAGCCAGGCGCTGAGCGAGCTCAACGCCACGCCGTTTACCATTGCCGGCAGCGGCGCGATCGAGTCACTGAACCTGGCCAGCACGGTAAACATCTGCGTGTATGAGTTGAGCCGCTAG
- the gbcA gene encoding glycine-betaine demethylase subunit GbcA has translation MDCTQNLSLGDPLEPVRKATAQMLHERDHSFSLPQPFYNDERLFQVDMQEIFHKEWLIAGMTCEIPAKGNFLTLQIGDNPIIVIRGAEGQIHAFHNVCRHRGSRLCVSEKGKVAKLVCPYHQWTYELDGRLLFAGTEMGDNFKLSDYNLKPVNCKSAGGFIFISLADNPPAIDEFLSTLAHYMEPYDMENTKVAVQSVMHEKANWKLVMENNRECYHCNGSHPELLNTLLEWDDVTDPRASQAFKDQVAECTSRWDKDNIPYAHASFGLRNRIVRMPLLKGTVSMTLDGKPGCNKLMGRITDPDLGSMRILHLPHSWNHCMGDHLINFTVWPVSAQETIVITKWLVHKDAVEGVDYDVARLRQVWDATNDQDRRLGEENQRGINSTAYQPGPYSKTYEFGVINFLDWYSERMLNNLGDTPAQLRQVEG, from the coding sequence ATGGACTGCACCCAAAACCTGAGCCTGGGCGACCCGCTGGAGCCCGTCCGCAAGGCCACTGCCCAGATGCTGCACGAACGCGACCACAGCTTCTCGCTGCCGCAGCCCTTCTACAACGACGAGCGCCTGTTCCAGGTCGACATGCAGGAGATCTTCCACAAGGAGTGGCTGATCGCCGGCATGACCTGCGAAATCCCGGCCAAGGGCAACTTCCTCACCCTGCAGATCGGCGACAACCCGATCATCGTCATCCGCGGTGCCGAAGGTCAGATCCACGCCTTCCACAACGTCTGCCGCCACCGTGGCTCGCGCCTGTGCGTATCGGAAAAGGGCAAGGTCGCCAAGCTGGTGTGCCCCTACCACCAGTGGACCTACGAGCTGGACGGCCGCCTGCTGTTCGCCGGCACCGAGATGGGTGACAACTTCAAGCTGTCCGACTACAACCTCAAGCCGGTCAACTGCAAGAGCGCAGGCGGCTTCATCTTCATCAGCCTGGCAGACAACCCGCCGGCCATCGACGAGTTCCTGAGCACCCTGGCTCACTACATGGAACCGTACGACATGGAGAACACCAAGGTCGCCGTGCAGAGCGTTATGCACGAGAAGGCCAACTGGAAGCTGGTGATGGAAAACAACCGCGAGTGCTACCACTGCAACGGTTCGCACCCGGAGCTACTCAACACCCTGCTGGAATGGGATGACGTCACCGACCCACGCGCCAGCCAGGCGTTCAAGGACCAGGTCGCCGAATGCACCAGCCGCTGGGACAAGGACAACATCCCCTACGCCCACGCCAGCTTCGGCCTGCGCAACCGCATCGTGCGCATGCCGCTGCTCAAGGGCACCGTCTCCATGACCCTGGACGGCAAACCGGGCTGCAACAAGCTGATGGGCCGCATCACCGACCCGGACCTGGGCTCCATGCGCATCCTGCACTTGCCGCATTCGTGGAACCACTGCATGGGCGATCACTTGATCAACTTCACCGTGTGGCCGGTCAGCGCCCAGGAGACGATCGTCATCACCAAATGGCTGGTGCACAAGGATGCAGTAGAAGGCGTCGACTATGACGTGGCGCGCCTGCGCCAGGTGTGGGATGCCACCAACGATCAGGACCGCCGTCTGGGCGAGGAAAACCAGCGCGGCATCAACTCCACCGCCTACCAGCCGGGCCCGTACTCCAAGACCTACGAGTTCGGCGTGATCAACTTCCTCGACTGGTACAGCGAGCGCATGCTCAACAACCTCGGCGACACCCCGGCGCAACTGCGCCAGGTTGAGGGCTGA
- the gbcB gene encoding glycine-betaine demethylase subunit GbcB has protein sequence MTTNAFLNPVTTQTWTNGRHLVRCVKVIQETWDVRTFCFMADQPVLFFFKPGQFVTLELEIDGQPIMRSYTISSSPSVPYSFSITIKRVPGGKVSNWLHDNLKEGDEVPVHGPVGLFNAIDFPSEKVLYLSGGVGITPVMSMARWFYDTNANVDMVFVHSARSPKDIIYQRELEHMAARINNFSLHVICEKHGLGESWAGYRGYLNKPMLEMIAPDYLEREIFCCGPTPYMAAVKRLLEVSGYDMSRYHEEAFGPTPPEIRAEVKELAAEAADAPEVPVAELNQVEFVSTGKSIRVAPGETVHAAAAKLGLHIPKACGMGICGTCKVMKTAGEVEMEHNGGITDEDVAEGYILSCCSVPKGDVAIDY, from the coding sequence ATGACCACCAATGCCTTCCTCAACCCGGTTACCACTCAGACCTGGACCAATGGCCGCCACCTGGTGCGTTGCGTCAAGGTGATCCAGGAAACCTGGGATGTGCGCACCTTCTGCTTCATGGCCGATCAGCCGGTACTGTTTTTCTTCAAGCCGGGGCAGTTCGTTACCCTGGAGCTGGAGATCGACGGCCAGCCGATCATGCGTTCCTACACCATTTCCAGCTCGCCTTCGGTGCCTTACAGCTTCTCCATCACCATCAAGCGCGTACCCGGTGGCAAGGTGTCGAACTGGCTGCATGACAACCTCAAGGAAGGCGACGAGGTGCCGGTGCATGGCCCGGTCGGGCTGTTCAACGCCATCGATTTCCCGTCCGAAAAAGTGCTCTACCTCTCCGGTGGCGTCGGCATTACCCCGGTGATGTCGATGGCGCGCTGGTTCTACGACACCAACGCCAACGTCGACATGGTCTTCGTACACAGCGCCCGTTCGCCCAAGGACATCATCTACCAGCGCGAGCTGGAGCACATGGCCGCGCGCATCAACAACTTCAGCCTGCATGTGATCTGCGAAAAGCATGGCCTGGGTGAATCCTGGGCCGGTTATCGCGGTTACCTGAACAAGCCGATGCTGGAGATGATCGCCCCGGACTACCTGGAGCGCGAGATCTTCTGCTGCGGCCCTACGCCCTACATGGCGGCAGTCAAGCGCCTGCTTGAAGTCTCTGGTTACGACATGAGCCGCTACCACGAGGAAGCCTTCGGCCCGACGCCGCCGGAGATTCGCGCCGAGGTCAAGGAGCTGGCCGCCGAGGCCGCCGACGCGCCGGAAGTGCCGGTGGCCGAGCTCAATCAGGTGGAGTTCGTCAGCACTGGCAAGAGCATCCGCGTGGCGCCCGGCGAAACCGTGCACGCCGCCGCTGCCAAACTCGGCCTGCATATTCCCAAGGCCTGCGGCATGGGTATCTGCGGCACCTGCAAGGTGATGAAGACGGCGGGTGAGGTGGAGATGGAGCACAACGGCGGCATCACCGACGAGGACGTCGCCGAGGGCTATATCCTGTCGTGCTGCAGCGTGCCGAAAGGGGATGTGGCGATCGATTACTGA
- the rlmE gene encoding 23S rRNA (uridine(2552)-2'-O)-methyltransferase RlmE, whose translation MKRSKSSSRWLNEHVNDPYVKQAQKDGYRSRAAYKLIEINEKDKLIRPGMLMMDLGSAPGGWSQIAGRMVGATGRVIASDILPMDSLDNVDFIQGDFTDDKVFQQILDLLDGRRPDLIVSDIAPNISGVGVADQAASMYLVELVLDMARQVLKPGGNFVAKVFQGEGSDEYLRDVRRSFEKVMVRKPAASRPRSREVYFVAKGFKGDAQ comes from the coding sequence ATGAAACGCTCAAAAAGCAGCAGCCGCTGGCTGAACGAACATGTGAACGATCCCTACGTGAAGCAGGCGCAGAAGGACGGCTACCGCTCGCGTGCCGCCTACAAGCTGATCGAGATCAACGAAAAGGACAAGCTGATTCGTCCCGGTATGCTGATGATGGACCTGGGCTCGGCCCCCGGTGGCTGGTCGCAGATCGCCGGACGTATGGTGGGGGCCACCGGCCGGGTAATCGCCAGCGACATCCTGCCGATGGATTCGCTCGATAACGTCGACTTCATTCAGGGTGACTTCACCGACGACAAGGTGTTCCAGCAGATTCTCGATCTGCTCGATGGTCGTCGCCCGGATTTGATCGTCTCTGACATCGCCCCCAATATCAGCGGCGTCGGCGTGGCCGATCAGGCAGCGTCGATGTATCTGGTGGAACTGGTGCTGGACATGGCCCGACAGGTGCTCAAACCTGGCGGCAACTTCGTCGCCAAGGTGTTTCAGGGCGAGGGTTCGGATGAGTACCTGCGCGACGTACGGCGTTCCTTCGAGAAGGTCATGGTGCGCAAGCCGGCAGCCTCGCGTCCGCGTTCGCGTGAGGTGTACTTCGTCGCCAAGGGCTTCAAGGGCGACGCTCAGTAA
- the glnA gene encoding glutamate--ammonia ligase, protein MSKAVQLIKEHDVKWVDLRFTDTKGKQHHVTMPARDALDEDFFEHGKMFDGSSIHGWKGIEASDMILMPVDETAVLDPFTEEPTLILVCDIIEPSTMQGYDRDPRSIAKRAEEFLKTTGIGDTVFVGPEPEFFIFDEVKFKSDISGSMFKIYSEQGSWMTDGDVEGGNKGHRPAVKGGYFPVPPCDHDHEIRTAMCNAMEEMGLVVEVHHHEVATAGQNEIGVKFNTLVAKADEVQTLKYCVHNVADAYGKTATFMPKPLYGDNGSGMHVHMSISKDGKNTFAGEGYAGLSETALYFIGGIIKHGKALNGFTNPSTNSYKRLVPGFEAPVMLAYSARNRSASIRIPYVASPKARRIEARFPDPAANPYLAFAALLMAGIDGIQNKIHPGDAADKNLYDLPPEEGKLIPQVCGSLKEALEELDKGRAFLTKGGVFSDDFIDAYIELKSEEEIKVRTFVHPLEYDLYYSV, encoded by the coding sequence ATGTCTAAGGCTGTTCAACTGATCAAAGAACACGACGTGAAGTGGGTAGACCTGCGCTTCACCGATACCAAAGGCAAGCAGCACCACGTGACCATGCCGGCCCGTGACGCCCTGGACGAAGACTTCTTCGAGCACGGCAAGATGTTCGATGGTTCGTCCATTCACGGCTGGAAAGGCATCGAAGCCTCCGACATGATCCTGATGCCGGTCGACGAGACCGCTGTGCTGGATCCGTTCACCGAAGAGCCGACCCTGATCCTGGTCTGCGACATCATCGAGCCAAGCACCATGCAGGGCTACGACCGCGACCCGCGCTCCATCGCCAAGCGCGCTGAAGAGTTCCTGAAAACCACCGGCATCGGTGACACCGTATTCGTCGGCCCGGAGCCCGAGTTCTTCATCTTCGACGAAGTGAAGTTCAAGTCCGACATCTCCGGCTCGATGTTCAAGATCTACTCCGAGCAAGGCTCCTGGATGACCGACGGCGACGTCGAAGGCGGCAACAAGGGCCACCGCCCGGCCGTCAAAGGCGGTTACTTCCCGGTTCCGCCGTGCGACCACGACCACGAAATCCGTACTGCCATGTGCAACGCCATGGAAGAAATGGGCCTGGTCGTCGAAGTGCACCACCACGAAGTGGCCACTGCCGGCCAGAACGAAATCGGCGTGAAGTTCAACACCCTGGTCGCCAAGGCTGACGAAGTTCAGACCCTGAAGTACTGCGTGCACAACGTCGCCGACGCCTACGGCAAGACCGCTACCTTCATGCCGAAGCCGCTGTACGGCGACAACGGCTCGGGCATGCACGTGCACATGTCGATCTCCAAGGACGGCAAGAACACCTTCGCTGGCGAAGGCTATGCCGGCCTGTCCGAGACCGCTCTGTACTTCATCGGCGGCATCATCAAGCACGGTAAGGCCCTGAACGGCTTCACCAACCCGTCGACCAACTCCTACAAGCGTCTGGTTCCGGGCTTCGAAGCACCGGTGATGCTGGCCTACTCGGCTCGCAACCGCTCCGCCTCGATCCGTATCCCGTACGTTGCCAGCCCGAAAGCCCGCCGCATCGAAGCGCGCTTCCCGGACCCGGCTGCCAACCCCTACCTGGCCTTCGCTGCTCTGCTGATGGCCGGTATCGACGGCATCCAGAACAAGATCCACCCTGGCGATGCAGCGGACAAGAACCTGTACGACCTGCCGCCAGAAGAAGGCAAGCTGATCCCGCAGGTGTGCGGCAGCCTGAAGGAAGCCCTGGAAGAGCTGGACAAGGGCCGCGCGTTCCTGACCAAGGGCGGCGTGTTCTCCGACGACTTCATCGATGCCTACATCGAGCTGAAGTCCGAAGAAGAAATCAAGGTACGTACCTTCGTACACCCGCTGGAATACGACCTGTACTACAGCGTCTAA